A section of the Neisseria dumasiana genome encodes:
- a CDS encoding NAD(+) kinase, whose amino-acid sequence MISQFKHIGIIPRPQTPNIQETLHTLVAFLSSKQLDIYLDKASVDDGSVCAEDMDVCRIIEKADFGKKCDLVIVLGGDGTFLSVARVIAPFRVPVIGVNQGHLGFLTQVPREQMTQMLNGMLSGKYLPEERILLETSLVRDGETVTTSLALNDVVLSRGGAGQMIEFEVFIDREFVYTQRSDGLIVSTPTGSTAYALAAGGPIMQASLRAFTLVPICPQSMTNRPIAIADTCEIEILITKSGDARVHFDGQSFFDVQNFDRIRIHRYRHPLRVLHPTDYQYYKTLRQKLHWGEQLV is encoded by the coding sequence ATGATCAGCCAGTTTAAGCACATCGGCATCATTCCCCGCCCGCAAACGCCCAATATTCAGGAAACCCTGCATACTTTGGTGGCGTTTCTCAGCAGCAAACAGCTGGATATCTATCTGGATAAAGCCAGTGTCGACGACGGCTCGGTATGTGCCGAAGATATGGATGTGTGCCGCATTATCGAAAAAGCCGATTTCGGCAAAAAATGCGATTTGGTGATTGTATTGGGCGGAGACGGCACGTTTCTCTCCGTTGCCAGAGTAATCGCTCCTTTCCGTGTGCCGGTTATCGGCGTCAACCAAGGCCATCTCGGCTTTTTAACCCAAGTACCGCGCGAGCAGATGACACAGATGTTAAACGGCATGCTGTCGGGAAAATATCTGCCGGAAGAGCGCATTTTGCTCGAAACCTCATTGGTGCGCGACGGCGAAACCGTTACCACTTCACTCGCTTTAAACGATGTGGTGCTGTCGCGCGGCGGCGCAGGGCAGATGATTGAATTTGAAGTTTTCATCGACAGAGAATTTGTTTATACCCAGCGTTCAGACGGCCTGATTGTTTCCACGCCCACGGGTTCTACCGCTTACGCGCTGGCAGCAGGCGGGCCGATTATGCAGGCCAGTTTGCGGGCGTTTACCTTGGTGCCGATTTGCCCGCAATCCATGACCAACCGCCCCATTGCGATTGCCGACACCTGCGAGATTGAAATTCTGATTACCAAAAGCGGCGATGCCCGCGTTCATTTCGACGGCCAGTCTTTCTTTGATGTACAGAATTTCGACCGCATCAGAATCCACCGCTACCGCCATCCTTTGCGCGTTCTGCATCCTACCGATTATCAATACTACAAAACGCTGCGCCAAAAACTGCATTGGGGCGAACAGTTGGTTTGA
- a CDS encoding glycogen/starch/alpha-glucan phosphorylase, giving the protein MISKLPLPEYEYAMPKPDADLVRKSIVYKLIFILGVDPRDATPQQWLNAAIFAARDLVTESFLKTRRSHEDHGKRTVYYLSMEFLMGRSFVNSLINEGVYDAFNEAFSQLGLDFADVCEQEDDPGLGNGGLGRLAACFLDSLATLRIPAVGYGIRYQYGMFKQEIVDGQQIEKPDLWLDNDMQWQFARPHKRYPVYFGGRMHVNGNVKHWEPAEQITALAYDEVIPGYGGQIANPLRLWTAHAGDAFDLANFNQGDYFAAMREQTSNENISRVLYPNDSTEIGRELRLKQEYFLVSASIQDILARHKCRFPNIRTLADTVAIHLNDTHPVLAIPELMRILIDEEGLSWEEAWSISCRVFSYTNHTLMSEALETWPVDLMGRLLPRHLDIIFEINEHFLDALRAIGKNDGDFIRRVSIIDEEHGRRVRMAWLAVVGSHKVNGVAKIHSDLMKTSIFADFAHIFPDRFTNVTNGVTPRRWIAVANRPLSQFLDENLGGQDWRLHLDHLSGLNKLADDPEVQAGFAEVKQANKQRLADYIEKELGISVNPQALFDVQIKRIHEYKRQALNVMHIVDRYNKILENPDADWQPRVFIFAGKAASAYYMAKKIIRLINDVAKVINNDQRIRNLIKVVFIPNYSVSLAQMIIPAADLSEQISLAGTEASGTGNMKFALNGALTIGTLDGANVEILEHVGEENIFIFGNTVEQVEAIRREGYDPISYLEADSDLRRVVKQITTGHFSPQEPNRYNDVMQAYGDYYQLMADFRSYIEAQERADRHYRDTAKWRRSALINIANMGYFSSDRSIQDYCRNIWYIDPISEAELPGDDE; this is encoded by the coding sequence ATGATTTCAAAGCTCCCTTTGCCTGAATACGAATACGCCATGCCCAAACCCGATGCGGATTTGGTACGCAAATCGATTGTGTATAAGCTGATTTTCATTTTGGGCGTTGATCCGCGCGATGCCACCCCCCAACAATGGCTGAACGCCGCCATTTTTGCCGCCCGCGATTTGGTTACAGAAAGCTTTTTGAAAACCCGCCGCAGCCACGAAGACCACGGCAAGCGCACGGTTTATTATTTGTCGATGGAATTTCTGATGGGGCGTTCGTTTGTCAACTCGCTGATTAACGAAGGCGTTTACGATGCGTTTAACGAGGCGTTCAGCCAGCTCGGTTTGGATTTTGCCGACGTATGCGAACAAGAAGACGACCCCGGTTTGGGCAACGGCGGTTTGGGCCGCTTGGCCGCCTGTTTTTTAGATTCGCTCGCCACGCTGCGTATTCCCGCAGTCGGCTACGGCATCCGCTACCAATACGGCATGTTCAAACAGGAAATCGTTGACGGCCAGCAGATCGAAAAGCCCGATTTGTGGTTGGATAACGATATGCAGTGGCAGTTTGCGCGCCCGCACAAACGCTATCCCGTTTATTTCGGCGGCCGCATGCACGTTAACGGCAACGTCAAACATTGGGAACCTGCCGAACAGATCACCGCATTGGCTTATGATGAAGTGATTCCCGGCTACGGCGGCCAAATCGCCAACCCTTTGCGTTTGTGGACGGCGCACGCCGGCGATGCGTTCGATTTGGCCAACTTCAACCAAGGCGATTATTTTGCCGCCATGCGCGAGCAAACCAGTAACGAAAATATTTCGCGCGTACTTTACCCCAACGATTCAACCGAAATCGGCCGCGAGCTGCGCCTGAAACAGGAATATTTCTTGGTATCTGCATCGATTCAAGACATTCTTGCCCGCCACAAATGCCGCTTCCCCAATATCAGAACACTGGCCGACACGGTGGCGATTCATCTCAACGACACCCATCCCGTGTTGGCAATACCCGAATTGATGCGGATTTTGATAGACGAAGAAGGCTTGAGCTGGGAAGAAGCATGGAGCATCAGCTGCCGCGTATTCTCCTACACCAACCACACTCTGATGAGTGAAGCGTTGGAAACTTGGCCGGTCGATTTAATGGGGCGTTTGCTGCCGCGCCATCTCGACATTATTTTTGAAATCAACGAGCATTTTCTCGATGCTTTGCGCGCCATCGGCAAAAACGACGGCGATTTCATCCGCCGCGTGTCGATTATCGATGAAGAGCACGGCCGCCGCGTGCGCATGGCTTGGTTGGCCGTGGTCGGTTCGCACAAAGTCAACGGTGTGGCCAAAATCCATTCGGACTTGATGAAAACTTCGATTTTTGCCGATTTCGCCCATATTTTCCCCGACCGCTTCACCAATGTAACCAACGGCGTTACGCCGCGCCGCTGGATTGCCGTAGCCAACCGGCCTTTGAGTCAATTCTTAGATGAAAATCTCGGCGGGCAAGATTGGCGGCTGCATCTGGACCATCTCTCGGGCTTGAACAAATTGGCGGACGACCCTGAAGTGCAGGCTGGGTTTGCCGAAGTGAAACAAGCCAACAAACAGCGTTTGGCGGATTACATTGAAAAAGAGCTGGGCATCAGCGTCAACCCTCAAGCCTTGTTCGATGTGCAAATCAAGCGCATTCACGAATACAAGCGGCAGGCGTTGAACGTTATGCACATTGTCGACCGCTACAACAAAATTCTCGAAAACCCTGATGCCGATTGGCAGCCGCGTGTGTTTATTTTTGCCGGCAAAGCCGCTTCGGCCTACTATATGGCCAAAAAAATCATCCGTTTGATTAACGATGTGGCTAAAGTGATCAATAACGACCAACGCATCCGCAACCTGATTAAAGTGGTGTTTATCCCCAATTACAGCGTGAGTTTGGCGCAGATGATTATTCCGGCCGCCGATTTGTCGGAACAGATTTCACTTGCAGGCACCGAGGCTTCCGGCACGGGTAACATGAAGTTTGCCCTGAACGGAGCACTTACCATAGGCACGCTGGACGGTGCCAACGTAGAGATTTTGGAGCATGTGGGCGAGGAAAATATTTTCATTTTCGGCAACACCGTCGAACAGGTAGAAGCCATCCGCCGCGAAGGTTACGACCCCATCAGCTATCTCGAAGCCGATAGCGACTTGCGCCGTGTCGTCAAACAGATCACCACAGGCCATTTTTCTCCGCAAGAGCCTAACCGTTATAACGACGTGATGCAGGCTTACGGCGATTATTACCAACTGATGGCCGATTTCCGCAGCTATATCGAAGCGCAAGAGCGTGCCGACCGGCATTACCGCGATACTGCCAAATGGCGGCGTTCCGCACTGATCAACATTGCCAACATGGGTTATTTCTCGTCAGACCGTTCGATTCAGGATTATTGCCGCAACATTTGGTATATCGATCCGATTAGCGAGGCAGAGCTGCCTGGAGATGATGAGTAA
- the nhaA gene encoding Na+/H+ antiporter NhaA, with protein MINRVGHFFRSEPAAGIVLMAAAVLGMWAANSPFASTYFDTLESYVAGLSVLHWVNDGLMAVFFLYVGLEVKRELLEGELDNNSKRFLPALAAMAGLAVPALVYLVFNRSGAGADGWAVPAATDIAFALGVLALLGSRVPPSLKIFLTALAIMDDLAVIVIIALFYTEQIAWLYLGLAALTLLALFMLNRKGELRSLPYLVLGLLLWFFFLKSGIHATLAGVLLAFTVPLRVTDSIIEPPLLKWEHGLEKWVSFLVVPVFGFANAGVSFAGFSLSALWSPVVLGIALGLFIGKQLGIFGMVWLAVKLGWAKLPEGATVLQVYGVALLCGIGFTMSLFIGMLAFDDAQLQDYSKIGVFLGSFLAGAAGYAVLRFAPSRRI; from the coding sequence ATGATCAACAGAGTAGGGCATTTTTTCCGCAGCGAACCTGCTGCCGGCATCGTATTGATGGCGGCGGCGGTGTTGGGCATGTGGGCAGCCAACTCCCCCTTCGCTTCAACGTATTTCGACACTTTGGAAAGCTATGTGGCCGGATTAAGCGTACTGCATTGGGTAAACGACGGCTTGATGGCCGTGTTTTTCCTGTATGTGGGTTTGGAAGTAAAACGCGAGCTGCTGGAAGGCGAGCTGGACAACAACAGCAAGCGGTTTCTGCCCGCTTTGGCGGCAATGGCGGGATTGGCCGTGCCTGCGCTGGTGTATTTGGTCTTTAACCGTTCGGGAGCGGGAGCTGACGGCTGGGCCGTGCCTGCCGCCACCGATATTGCTTTTGCTTTGGGCGTGCTGGCATTGCTGGGTTCGCGCGTGCCGCCTTCGCTGAAAATTTTTCTGACGGCGCTGGCGATTATGGACGACTTGGCCGTTATTGTGATTATCGCCCTGTTTTATACCGAGCAGATTGCTTGGCTTTATCTGGGCTTGGCGGCATTAACGCTGCTTGCTTTGTTTATGCTTAACCGCAAAGGCGAATTACGCAGCCTGCCTTACTTGGTGTTGGGTTTGCTGTTGTGGTTTTTCTTTTTGAAGTCAGGCATTCACGCTACTTTGGCGGGTGTGCTGCTGGCGTTTACCGTTCCGCTGCGCGTAACCGATTCGATTATCGAGCCGCCGCTGCTCAAATGGGAGCACGGTTTGGAAAAATGGGTGTCTTTTTTAGTGGTGCCGGTGTTCGGTTTTGCCAATGCAGGCGTTTCGTTTGCGGGGTTTTCGCTCTCGGCATTGTGGTCGCCCGTGGTGTTGGGCATTGCGCTGGGGTTGTTCATAGGCAAACAGCTGGGGATTTTCGGCATGGTTTGGCTGGCGGTTAAGCTCGGTTGGGCGAAGCTGCCGGAAGGTGCAACGGTGCTTCAGGTGTACGGCGTGGCTTTGCTGTGCGGTATCGGTTTTACCATGAGCCTGTTTATCGGCATGTTGGCATTTGACGATGCCCAACTGCAAGATTACAGCAAAATCGGCGTGTTTTTGGGTTCTTTTTTGGCAGGGGCGGCAGGATATGCCGTGTTGCGTTTTGCTCCGTCGCGACGTATCTGA
- the glgA gene encoding glycogen synthase GlgA yields MKILHVTSELYPLMKTGGLADVLGSLPFAQLENGDDVRVVMPYYRHTREVVADTVEVAQCDTFGGRVVIRYARFKGLGLYLIDAPHLYDRPGNPYHDPNYFDYADNVIRFGILGWAAAALATGLDALWGKADILHAHDWQAGLAPAYLNAWNAYIKSVFTVHNIAYQGMFQSKHLPELDLPWEMFHIDGVEFHGQISFLKAGLFYADLITTVSPTYADEITREPAANGLSGLLSARRDEGRLKGILNGVDNTVWNPRTDTALAKNYHAQAMQGKTADKADIQTFFGLNPDEKAMLAVMVSRLTPQKGADLLLESLHEQLSANADLQFVLLGSGAPELEQAFSRLAEQYPQQVGVYIGYNEELAHRLIGGGDVILIPSRFEPCGLTQLYGLKYGTLPLVRRTGGLADTVVHTDEETLNNKTATGFVFDEPTANALGGAIKQALALWRKPRAWPPVREQAMAQDFGWHKAAQAYAECYRRLLG; encoded by the coding sequence ATGAAGATTCTGCATGTAACTTCCGAGCTGTATCCTTTGATGAAAACCGGCGGTTTGGCCGATGTGTTGGGATCGCTGCCCTTTGCCCAATTGGAAAACGGCGACGATGTGCGCGTGGTAATGCCTTATTACCGCCACACCCGCGAAGTGGTGGCAGACACGGTGGAGGTGGCGCAGTGCGATACGTTCGGCGGCCGTGTGGTTATCCGTTATGCCCGATTTAAGGGTTTGGGGCTGTATTTGATTGATGCGCCGCATCTGTATGACCGTCCGGGCAATCCTTATCACGATCCGAATTATTTCGATTATGCCGACAACGTGATCCGTTTCGGCATATTGGGCTGGGCGGCCGCAGCCTTAGCCACCGGTTTGGATGCGCTGTGGGGCAAAGCCGATATCCTGCATGCACACGATTGGCAGGCCGGTTTGGCACCCGCTTATCTCAATGCTTGGAATGCTTATATCAAAAGCGTATTCACTGTCCACAACATCGCCTATCAAGGCATGTTCCAATCCAAACACCTGCCGGAACTTGATTTGCCGTGGGAAATGTTCCATATCGACGGCGTGGAGTTTCACGGCCAGATTTCGTTTTTGAAAGCCGGTTTGTTTTATGCCGACCTGATTACCACCGTGAGCCCTACATACGCCGATGAAATCACCAGAGAACCTGCTGCAAACGGTTTGTCGGGTTTATTATCGGCCCGACGCGACGAAGGCCGTCTGAAAGGCATTCTCAACGGTGTCGACAATACGGTGTGGAACCCCCGAACCGACACCGCATTGGCGAAAAACTACCATGCCCAAGCCATGCAGGGGAAAACAGCCGATAAGGCCGACATCCAAACCTTTTTCGGTTTGAATCCCGACGAAAAAGCCATGTTGGCGGTGATGGTGTCGCGGCTGACTCCGCAAAAAGGTGCAGATCTGCTGCTCGAATCGTTGCATGAACAACTCTCCGCAAACGCCGATTTGCAGTTTGTGTTGCTCGGCAGCGGCGCACCGGAATTGGAGCAGGCATTTTCACGCTTGGCCGAGCAATATCCGCAACAGGTCGGCGTATATATCGGCTACAACGAAGAACTGGCACACCGTTTGATCGGCGGCGGCGATGTGATTCTGATTCCCAGCCGTTTCGAGCCGTGCGGTTTAACCCAACTCTACGGCCTCAAATACGGCACGCTGCCGCTGGTGCGCCGCACGGGCGGTTTGGCCGATACGGTCGTCCACACCGATGAAGAAACCCTGAACAACAAAACCGCCACCGGTTTTGTGTTCGACGAACCTACCGCCAACGCCTTGGGCGGCGCCATCAAACAGGCTTTGGCGTTATGGCGCAAGCCGCGTGCTTGGCCGCCGGTGCGCGAACAGGCCATGGCGCAAGATTTCGGCTGGCACAAAGCGGCTCAAGCCTATGCCGAATGCTACCGCCGCCTGCTCGGTTAA
- the glgC gene encoding glucose-1-phosphate adenylyltransferase, producing the protein MNTLKQDNLTFEPERMLHNTDIAKNTLVLILAGGRGSRLHEMTDRRSKPAVYFGGNWRIIDFTLSNCLNSNLLKIGVITQYEAHSLLRHLQHAWSFLPRERGQFVDMLPARQQIDESMWYRGTADAVWQNVPIMKEHYKPKYVLILAGDHIYKMDYMQMLRDHINSGAKCTVGCIEVKRSEASEFGIMAVNENLKVQEFVEKPADPPAMREKPDHSLASMGIYVFNTDYLYEVLEDEVRQPDTHHDFGKDIIPRALKDGVLYAHPFERSCTGRNTEGSIYWRDVGTLDSYWRAHMDLVTEHPQLNLFDRNWPVIGLPTQSMPTKFFYKDRNCRTLDNSLVGGGCIITDAEISSSVLFDRITVNEGSVIDSAVILPSVHIGKNCRLKNCIIERNCIIPDGMVIGYDAGLDAERFRISSSGEVVLVTPSMLEKLAQSEKMKAAVKEQVEKGDYLI; encoded by the coding sequence ATGAATACCTTAAAGCAAGATAACCTGACTTTCGAGCCGGAAAGAATGCTTCACAACACCGATATCGCCAAAAATACGCTGGTGTTGATTCTCGCCGGCGGACGCGGCTCGCGCCTGCACGAAATGACCGACCGCCGTTCCAAACCCGCAGTATATTTCGGCGGCAACTGGCGCATCATCGACTTTACCCTGTCGAACTGCCTTAATTCCAACCTGCTCAAAATCGGCGTCATCACCCAATACGAAGCCCATTCGCTGCTGCGCCACCTCCAACACGCTTGGTCGTTTTTACCGCGCGAACGCGGCCAGTTTGTCGATATGCTGCCCGCCCGCCAGCAAATCGACGAAAGCATGTGGTATCGCGGCACCGCCGATGCCGTGTGGCAAAACGTGCCGATTATGAAAGAGCACTACAAGCCCAAATATGTGCTGATTTTGGCGGGTGACCACATTTATAAAATGGACTATATGCAGATGCTGCGCGACCACATCAACAGCGGCGCCAAATGCACCGTGGGCTGTATCGAAGTCAAACGCAGCGAAGCCAGCGAATTCGGCATCATGGCCGTGAACGAAAACCTTAAAGTTCAAGAGTTTGTAGAAAAACCCGCCGATCCGCCCGCCATGCGCGAAAAGCCCGACCATTCGCTGGCCTCTATGGGCATTTATGTGTTCAACACCGATTATCTGTATGAAGTGCTGGAAGACGAAGTGCGCCAACCCGACACCCACCACGATTTCGGCAAAGACATCATTCCGCGCGCATTGAAAGACGGCGTACTCTACGCCCATCCGTTCGAACGCTCCTGCACGGGGCGCAATACCGAGGGCAGCATTTACTGGCGCGACGTCGGCACGCTCGACAGCTATTGGCGCGCGCACATGGATTTGGTTACCGAGCACCCGCAGCTTAACCTGTTCGACCGCAACTGGCCGGTGATCGGCCTGCCCACGCAATCCATGCCCACCAAGTTTTTCTATAAAGACCGCAACTGCCGCACGCTGGACAATTCGCTGGTCGGCGGCGGCTGCATCATTACCGATGCCGAAATCAGCTCGTCGGTGCTGTTTGACCGCATTACCGTGAACGAAGGTTCGGTAATCGATTCGGCGGTGATTCTCCCCAGCGTACATATCGGTAAAAACTGCCGTCTGAAAAACTGCATTATCGAACGCAACTGCATCATCCCCGACGGCATGGTTATCGGCTACGATGCCGGGCTGGATGCCGAACGCTTCCGCATCAGTTCGAGCGGCGAAGTGGTGCTGGTTACGCCTTCGATGCTGGAAAAACTGGCGCAGTCCGAAAAAATGAAAGCCGCGGTAAAAGAGCAGGTGGAAAAAGGCGATTATCTGATTTAA